Proteins from a single region of Polyangiaceae bacterium:
- a CDS encoding serine/threonine-protein kinase, whose protein sequence is MQSQPDDLIGTLVAERYRVKEQLGRGGMGTVYLAEHEAIRKKVALKVLHPQYSAKPDLVERFQREAISASRVKHVNVLEVFDFGQLPNGCFYLAMEFLEGHDLADELEKCKVLSAERTLGIAKQVCRALSAAHARGVVHRDLKPENVFLSRSVDGEEIVKIVDFGIAQLRTPDEAAKSQPSRRRLTRTGMIFGTPEYMSPEQAQGARSDHRVDVYAVGVMLYEMLTGAVPFTGDTFLGVLQAHLHQTLRPMREMYSQVSVSKELEGVVARALAKDVAQRFDSMGALAAALWETPEGRAMRESVLPPPGPALDRISSVPTASHPSQPTSVQFDKASASERGTADTVPEAANKPRSPKAATAVTALGETTPSPPVTSASSSRVGVIALSVGAVVIAAGATALFWIRSPEAKPTPATAELSASSAPPAPSAAETPSIAPAPPQPPAPDDDKVSLDVQTVPQGATVFMNGAQVCDKAPCEVRVTRDETVELRAELDGKSASRKVLAQRDQTVSLELKKKGGVAPRKMCSAEVMRDGIKVFIDVPCKQ, encoded by the coding sequence ATGCAGAGCCAACCCGACGATCTGATTGGAACCCTGGTGGCCGAGCGCTACCGGGTCAAAGAGCAGCTTGGTCGTGGAGGGATGGGAACCGTGTATCTGGCCGAGCACGAGGCCATCCGCAAGAAGGTGGCGCTCAAAGTGCTGCACCCACAGTACTCCGCCAAGCCGGACCTCGTGGAGCGCTTCCAACGCGAAGCGATCAGCGCTTCCCGAGTCAAACACGTCAACGTGCTGGAGGTCTTCGACTTCGGACAACTGCCCAACGGTTGCTTCTACCTCGCCATGGAGTTCCTCGAGGGTCACGACCTCGCCGACGAGTTGGAGAAGTGCAAAGTGCTCAGTGCCGAGCGCACGCTGGGGATCGCCAAACAAGTATGTCGTGCGCTTTCGGCGGCGCACGCTCGTGGCGTGGTACATCGCGACTTGAAACCGGAGAACGTGTTCCTGTCACGCTCCGTCGATGGCGAAGAGATCGTCAAGATCGTCGACTTTGGCATCGCACAACTGCGAACCCCCGACGAAGCCGCCAAGTCACAGCCCTCGCGTCGACGCTTGACCCGCACGGGCATGATCTTCGGTACGCCGGAATACATGTCGCCCGAGCAGGCACAGGGCGCGCGCTCGGACCATCGCGTCGACGTCTATGCCGTGGGCGTGATGCTCTACGAGATGCTGACCGGCGCGGTGCCCTTCACGGGCGACACGTTCCTCGGCGTTTTGCAGGCCCACTTGCACCAGACGCTGCGGCCCATGCGCGAGATGTACAGCCAGGTTTCCGTGTCAAAAGAGCTGGAAGGCGTCGTGGCGCGCGCCCTGGCGAAGGACGTCGCACAGCGCTTCGACAGCATGGGCGCCCTGGCCGCGGCGTTGTGGGAAACGCCCGAGGGCCGCGCCATGCGCGAGAGCGTCCTGCCACCCCCCGGTCCTGCGCTCGACCGCATCTCCAGCGTGCCGACCGCATCGCACCCCAGCCAGCCGACCAGCGTGCAGTTCGACAAAGCATCGGCCAGCGAACGCGGCACTGCGGACACCGTGCCCGAAGCCGCGAACAAGCCACGCTCACCGAAGGCCGCGACCGCAGTGACGGCGCTCGGGGAAACGACGCCCAGCCCACCCGTAACGAGCGCGTCATCGAGCCGCGTCGGCGTGATCGCCCTGAGCGTTGGTGCCGTGGTCATCGCCGCGGGTGCGACAGCGTTGTTCTGGATCCGAAGTCCCGAGGCGAAGCCGACGCCCGCGACCGCAGAGCTGAGCGCATCCTCGGCTCCGCCCGCGCCGTCGGCCGCGGAGACACCGAGCATTGCGCCGGCACCGCCGCAGCCCCCGGCGCCCGACGACGACAAGGTCTCCCTGGACGTGCAAACCGTGCCTCAGGGCGCAACCGTGTTCATGAACGGCGCACAGGTGTGCGACAAAGCGCCCTGCGAAGTGCGCGTGACGCGCGACGAAACCGTGGAGCTTCGCGCGGAGCTCGACGGCAAGTCCGCCAGCCGCAAAGTGCTGGCCCAGCGGGACCAGACCGTGAGCCTGGAGCTGAAAAAGAAGGGCGGCGTGGCGCCACGGAAGATGTGCAGCGCCGAAGTGATGCGCGATGGAATCAAGGTGTTCATCGACGTCCCGTGCAAGCAGTGA
- a CDS encoding prephenate dehydrogenase/arogenate dehydrogenase family protein codes for MKRLGVVGLGLIGGSLALAARRAFPDCEIVGADMAPGPWPDGLVDQFFGMRDAVHLPTLPRCDLLVLAVPVRGIEALAAAALANADVVTDVGSTKRRIADVVRQNGEVGRFVPGHPMAGSPRNGLQHADPGLFEGANWFVCAEHAEPSALTRVRALIEGVGARVWETTPEDHDRAVALTSHAVQVIASALAVRGAGLREFQGPAFERMTRGAGGDPEMWLDVLSTNRDFVGFHLRELAAQLLELTDQLTRDPESLRALLDAAREISSDN; via the coding sequence ATGAAGCGCTTGGGCGTGGTGGGCCTGGGGCTCATCGGCGGTTCCCTCGCGCTGGCTGCGCGCCGCGCGTTTCCGGATTGCGAGATCGTCGGCGCTGACATGGCTCCTGGGCCTTGGCCCGACGGGCTGGTGGACCAATTCTTCGGCATGCGCGACGCCGTGCATCTGCCGACGCTGCCGCGCTGCGACTTGTTGGTGCTCGCGGTTCCGGTGCGCGGCATCGAGGCACTCGCCGCTGCGGCGTTGGCGAACGCGGACGTGGTCACCGACGTGGGATCGACGAAGCGTCGCATTGCGGACGTGGTGCGGCAGAACGGTGAGGTCGGTCGTTTCGTGCCTGGACACCCGATGGCGGGTTCGCCGCGAAACGGCCTGCAGCACGCCGACCCAGGGCTATTCGAGGGTGCGAATTGGTTCGTATGCGCGGAGCACGCGGAGCCTTCGGCGCTGACGCGAGTGCGTGCTCTGATCGAGGGCGTGGGCGCTCGGGTGTGGGAAACGACGCCCGAAGATCACGATCGAGCGGTTGCGCTCACGAGTCACGCGGTGCAGGTGATCGCGAGTGCGCTCGCCGTCCGAGGCGCAGGACTTCGAGAGTTCCAGGGACCTGCCTTCGAGCGCATGACCCGAGGAGCTGGGGGCGACCCAGAGATGTGGCTGGACGTTCTCTCGACCAATCGGGATTTCGTGGGATTTCATCTTCGGGAGCTGGCAGCGCAGCTCTTGGAGCTGACCGACCAACTGACGCGGGATCCCGAGAGCCTGAGAGCACTGCTCGACGCTGCTCGGGAGATCAGTAGCGACAACTAG
- a CDS encoding cyclic nucleotide-binding domain-containing protein — MTGLSTTVDPGELRTIGLFGALSDEVLAHLAATLSVDTPDAGAMVFREGEDARDMYVLLSGEMEVLKRSHQGIDARVALLGPGDWFGEMSILDVQPRSATIRALAPSRLLKITAADLDALYRYDLKSYAIIVLNLARELSRRLRVADGILADFIANVLDSYLVRRPGSD, encoded by the coding sequence ATGACCGGTCTCTCGACGACCGTCGACCCGGGGGAATTGCGCACCATTGGCTTGTTTGGCGCCCTGAGCGACGAAGTGCTTGCGCACCTGGCAGCGACTCTCTCGGTCGACACCCCCGATGCCGGCGCCATGGTGTTTCGCGAGGGCGAAGACGCACGCGACATGTACGTGTTGCTCAGCGGCGAAATGGAGGTGCTCAAGCGCAGCCACCAGGGAATCGACGCACGCGTTGCGCTGCTGGGGCCAGGTGACTGGTTCGGGGAGATGAGCATTCTCGACGTCCAACCCCGGTCCGCGACCATTCGCGCGCTTGCACCATCTCGGCTACTCAAGATCACGGCAGCGGATCTCGATGCGCTCTATCGCTACGATCTCAAGAGCTACGCGATCATCGTGTTGAATCTCGCGCGCGAGCTCAGCCGTCGGCTGCGGGTCGCCGACGGTATCCTGGCGGACTTCATCGCCAACGTACTGGACAGCTACCTCGTGCGCCGCCCCGGCAGCGACTGA
- a CDS encoding GNAT family N-acetyltransferase: protein MITRPLGKQDYDHIVQVIDRWWGGPTSALAHPMFFYELGALSRVVEHDGILVGFLFGFVTPGPPKTGYVHLVGIHPDYRRRGVGKVLYQSFEEDCRAQQCARLKAITTTGNEGSIAFHKATGWAATTIEDYAGPARPRVVFHKTLD from the coding sequence ATGATCACCCGGCCCCTCGGAAAGCAGGACTACGACCACATCGTCCAGGTGATCGATCGCTGGTGGGGTGGCCCAACGAGTGCGCTCGCGCACCCGATGTTCTTCTACGAGCTCGGCGCTTTGAGTCGAGTCGTGGAGCATGACGGAATCCTGGTGGGCTTCCTGTTTGGCTTCGTGACCCCCGGACCGCCCAAGACGGGCTACGTCCATCTGGTGGGTATTCACCCCGACTATCGCCGCCGCGGCGTCGGCAAGGTGCTGTATCAGAGCTTCGAAGAGGATTGTCGCGCGCAACAGTGCGCTCGCCTGAAAGCCATCACCACCACCGGCAACGAAGGCTCCATCGCGTTCCACAAGGCGACGGGATGGGCGGCGACCACGATCGAGGACTACGCCGGGCCGGCAAGGCCGCGCGTGGTGTTTCACAAGACCCTGGACTGA
- the rpe gene encoding ribulose-phosphate 3-epimerase: MPPVRIAPSVLSADLGRLADEVREVERAGADWIHLDVMDGRFVPNITLGPVVVEAVRKATTLPLDVHLMIVEPERYVEDFAKAGADIISVHVEASPHLQRTLALIRSLGKRAGVVLNPHTHESELDYVLADVDLVLVMSVNPGFGGQKFLPAALPKLRALRHRIEEHGYDVLLEVDGGVTPDTAPLVAEAGADVLVAGSAVFGAKDRAAAINAIRNSVGARK, encoded by the coding sequence ATGCCGCCAGTGAGAATCGCGCCCTCCGTCCTCAGCGCCGACCTGGGCCGCCTCGCTGACGAAGTGCGAGAAGTCGAGCGGGCCGGAGCGGATTGGATTCATCTGGACGTGATGGACGGGCGCTTCGTACCCAACATCACGCTCGGACCTGTGGTGGTCGAAGCCGTGCGCAAGGCAACCACGCTGCCCCTGGACGTTCACCTGATGATCGTCGAGCCCGAACGCTACGTGGAGGACTTCGCCAAGGCTGGAGCCGACATCATCAGCGTGCACGTGGAGGCCAGCCCGCATTTGCAGCGGACCTTGGCGCTCATTCGCAGCCTCGGCAAGCGCGCTGGGGTCGTGCTCAACCCTCATACGCACGAGAGCGAGCTCGACTATGTGCTGGCGGACGTCGACTTGGTGCTGGTCATGAGCGTCAATCCCGGATTTGGCGGGCAGAAGTTCTTGCCGGCGGCACTGCCGAAGTTGCGCGCCCTGCGTCACCGGATCGAAGAGCACGGCTACGACGTCTTGCTCGAAGTCGATGGCGGCGTCACGCCGGACACCGCCCCGCTCGTAGCGGAGGCTGGAGCGGACGTGTTGGTCGCTGGCTCCGCGGTGTTCGGCGCCAAGGACCGCGCTGCGGCGATCAACGCCATTCGCAACAGCGTGGGAGCGCGGAAGTGA